The following proteins come from a genomic window of Streptomyces sp. Sge12:
- a CDS encoding bifunctional [glutamine synthetase] adenylyltransferase/[glutamine synthetase]-adenylyl-L-tyrosine phosphorylase, producing the protein MTVPGRRSSTFIRLLRSGFTDPSAAARLLDTDALAAVRNDPVLLDALGATADPDLALLGLVRLAEAQPDGELPGLLDTLVSAKPLRDRLLGVLGASEALGDHLARHPRDWLGLVTYEAADLHPGLAEFEQGLAEAHDPVTLRVAYRRCLLSIAARDVCGTIDVAQTAAELADLATATLRAALRIASAAAPEDAALCRLAVIAMGKCGGNELNYVSDVDVIFVGDSVPGADEGKALQAATRLASHLMRICSETTVEGTIWPVDANLRPEGRNGPLVRTLASHLAYYQRWAKTWEFQALLKARAVAGDEALGAEYIAAISPLVWQAAERENFVPDVQKMRRRVVDNIPAAQVDRELKLGPGGLRDVEFAVQLLQLVHGRSDATLHSGTTLDALHALAAGGYVGRADAAQLHDAYRFLRAMEHRIQLYRLRRTHLVPEDESDLRRLGRSMGLRTEPVAELNKAWRRHASVVRRLHEKLFYRPLLDAVAQLTPGETRLSPRAAGQRLEALGYADPAAALRHLEALASGVTRKAAIQRTLLPVMLGWFADSADPDAGLLNFRKVSDALGKTPWYLRLLRDEGAAAENLARVLSAGRLAPDLLMRAPEAVALLGDPEGLQPRTHEALQQEVLAAVGRAENPEAAVAAARGVRRRELFRTTAADIIGSYGTEDNPAEEDHGALVDRVGGAVSDLTAATVAGALRAAVHSHYGDTLPTRFAIIGVGRFGGHELAYGSDADVLFVHEPREGVDEQEAAKAAQTVIAEMRRLLQLPTTDPPLLIDADLRPEGRSGPLVRTLASYAAYYRRWSLTWESQALLRAEPVAGDAELGARFIELIDPLRYPMEGLGEDAVREIRRLKARMESERMPRGADPTLHTKLGRGGLSDVEWTVQLIQMRHAWAEPGLRTTRTREGLAAAHAAGLIPTEEAQILDEAWVLATRVRNAVMLVRGRAGDTFPTEARELAAVGRYLGYAEGTVGEMLDDYRRITRRARAVVEELFYGG; encoded by the coding sequence ATGACGGTCCCGGGACGCAGGAGCAGCACTTTCATCCGGCTGCTCCGCAGCGGCTTCACCGACCCCTCCGCGGCCGCACGGCTGCTGGACACCGACGCGCTGGCCGCCGTACGCAACGATCCCGTGCTGCTCGACGCCCTCGGCGCGACCGCCGACCCCGACCTCGCCCTCCTCGGGCTCGTCCGGCTCGCCGAGGCCCAGCCCGACGGCGAGCTGCCCGGGCTCCTCGACACCCTCGTCAGTGCCAAGCCGCTGCGCGACCGGCTGCTCGGCGTCCTCGGCGCCTCCGAGGCCCTCGGCGACCACCTCGCCCGCCACCCCCGCGACTGGCTCGGCCTCGTCACCTACGAGGCCGCCGACCTGCACCCCGGACTCGCCGAGTTCGAGCAGGGCCTCGCCGAGGCCCACGACCCCGTCACCCTGCGCGTCGCCTACCGCCGCTGCCTGCTCTCCATCGCCGCCCGCGACGTCTGCGGCACCATCGACGTCGCCCAGACCGCCGCCGAGCTCGCCGACCTGGCCACCGCCACCCTCCGCGCGGCCCTGCGCATCGCCTCCGCCGCTGCCCCCGAGGACGCGGCGCTGTGCCGTCTCGCCGTCATCGCCATGGGCAAGTGCGGCGGCAACGAGCTGAACTACGTCTCCGACGTCGACGTCATCTTCGTCGGCGACTCGGTCCCCGGCGCCGACGAGGGCAAGGCCCTCCAGGCCGCCACCCGCCTCGCCTCCCACCTCATGCGGATCTGCTCGGAGACCACCGTCGAGGGCACCATCTGGCCCGTCGACGCCAACCTGCGCCCCGAGGGCCGCAACGGGCCCCTCGTCCGCACCCTCGCCTCCCACCTGGCCTACTACCAGCGCTGGGCCAAGACCTGGGAGTTCCAGGCCCTCCTCAAGGCCCGCGCCGTGGCGGGCGACGAAGCCCTGGGCGCCGAGTACATCGCCGCCATAAGCCCGCTGGTCTGGCAGGCCGCCGAGCGCGAGAACTTCGTCCCCGACGTCCAGAAGATGCGCCGCCGCGTCGTCGACAACATCCCCGCCGCCCAGGTCGACCGCGAGCTGAAACTCGGCCCCGGCGGCCTGCGCGACGTCGAGTTCGCCGTCCAGCTGCTCCAGCTCGTGCACGGCCGCAGCGATGCCACCCTGCACTCCGGCACCACCCTCGACGCCCTGCACGCCCTCGCCGCCGGCGGCTACGTGGGCCGCGCCGACGCCGCCCAACTGCACGACGCGTACCGCTTCCTGCGCGCCATGGAGCACCGCATCCAGCTCTACCGGCTGCGCCGCACCCACCTCGTCCCCGAGGACGAGAGCGACCTGCGGCGCCTGGGCCGCTCCATGGGCCTGCGTACGGAACCGGTCGCCGAGCTCAACAAGGCCTGGCGCCGGCACGCCTCCGTGGTCCGGCGGCTGCACGAGAAGCTCTTCTACCGGCCGCTGCTCGACGCCGTCGCCCAGCTCACCCCGGGCGAGACCCGGCTCTCGCCGCGCGCCGCCGGCCAGCGCCTCGAAGCCCTCGGCTACGCCGACCCGGCCGCGGCCCTGCGCCACCTCGAAGCCCTCGCCTCCGGCGTCACCCGCAAGGCCGCGATCCAGCGCACCCTGCTGCCGGTGATGCTCGGCTGGTTCGCCGACTCCGCCGACCCGGACGCCGGCCTGCTGAACTTCCGCAAGGTCTCCGACGCCCTCGGCAAGACCCCCTGGTACCTGCGCCTGCTCCGCGACGAGGGCGCCGCCGCCGAGAACCTCGCCCGCGTCCTGTCCGCCGGGCGGCTCGCCCCCGACCTGCTGATGCGCGCCCCCGAGGCCGTCGCCCTGCTCGGCGACCCCGAAGGCCTGCAGCCCCGTACGCACGAGGCCCTCCAGCAGGAGGTCCTCGCCGCCGTCGGCCGCGCCGAGAACCCGGAGGCCGCCGTCGCCGCCGCCCGCGGCGTGCGCCGCCGCGAGCTGTTCCGGACCACCGCGGCCGACATCATCGGCTCGTACGGTACGGAGGACAACCCGGCCGAGGAGGACCACGGAGCCCTCGTCGACCGGGTCGGCGGGGCCGTCTCCGACCTCACCGCCGCCACCGTCGCCGGAGCCCTGCGCGCCGCCGTCCACAGCCACTACGGCGATACGCTGCCCACCCGCTTCGCCATCATCGGCGTCGGCCGCTTCGGCGGACACGAACTCGCCTACGGCTCCGACGCCGACGTGCTGTTCGTCCACGAACCCCGCGAGGGCGTCGACGAACAGGAGGCCGCCAAGGCCGCCCAGACCGTCATCGCCGAAATGCGCCGGCTGCTCCAGCTGCCCACCACCGACCCGCCGCTGCTCATCGACGCCGACCTGCGCCCCGAGGGCCGCTCCGGCCCGCTGGTGCGCACGCTGGCCTCCTACGCCGCCTACTACCGGCGCTGGTCACTGACCTGGGAGAGCCAGGCCCTGCTGCGCGCCGAGCCGGTGGCGGGCGATGCCGAACTCGGAGCACGGTTCATCGAGCTGATCGATCCGCTGCGCTACCCGATGGAGGGGCTCGGCGAGGACGCCGTACGGGAGATCCGCCGGCTCAAGGCCCGGATGGAGTCGGAGCGGATGCCGCGCGGGGCGGACCCGACCCTGCACACCAAGCTCGGCCGCGGCGGCCTCAGCGACGTCGAGTGGACCGTCCAGCTGATCCAGATGCGGCACGCCTGGGCGGAACCGGGCCTGCGCACCACCCGTACCCGGGAGGGACTCGCGGCCGCCCACGCGGCCGGGCTGATCCCGACCGAGGAGGCGCAGATCCTGGACGAGGCCTGGGTGCTGGCGACCCGGGTCCGCAACGCGGTGATGCTGGTGCGCGGCCGGGCCGGGGACACCTTCCCGACGGAGGCCCGGGAACTGGCGGCCGTGGGGCGCTACCTCGGATACGCCGAGGGCACGGTCGGGGAGATGCTGGACGACTACCGTCGCATCACCCGCCGTGCCCGGGCGGTGGTGGAGGAACTGTTCTACGGAGGCTGA